The genomic DNA ATCTGATAGGGTAATGGCTCCCATCCATTTGAGGAGAAAAACTGTTTAATTTTAGAAATTAAATAATTTTGCTTACTATTTTGCGTAATATTTTTCATGATATTTTTTTCATCAGTTTATAAGCATTCTCTAGGCTATCTGCATCATTAATTTTTTTATCTTTTCTCCATTTTGTTATTCTTGGAAATCTTACTGCTATGCCTGACTTATGACGTTTTGAAATTTGTATTTTCTCAAAAGATATTTCGAATACCATTTCTGGTTTTACCGATCGAACAGGACCAAATTTTTCTATTGTATTTTTCCTGATCCATTTATCTAGCTCTTTTATCTCAATATTCGTTAAACCAGAATATGCACTTGCAAATTTAATTAATTCTTGTTCTTTCCATAATGCAAAACTATAATCTGTATAAAGACCAGCTCTTCTACCGCTGCCGCCTTTAGCGTAAATTAGAACAGCATCCAGTTGCATAGGATCAACTTTATATTTCCACCAAATACCTTTTTTTCTCCCAGACGCATATATAGAAGTCTTTTTCTTAATTATTAATCCTTCAGTATTATTTTCTCGAGATTTTTCTTTATAAGTTAGAGCATCAGACCAATCTTTAGGATATATTAAATCACATATTTTGAAAATATCAGAGATATTATTCTCAGTTTGCTTTTGCCATTTTAAAAAATATTTTTCTAAATAAATTCTTCTATTTTCTAATTTAATTTCTCTTATATCTCTTCCATTAATCTCTAAAAGATCATAAGCAATAAAAATGATTGGATATTTTATTTGGATTGATCTAGTAGGAGATTTTCTATTTATTCTTTTTTGAAGAAAAGAAAAATCAAATGCAATTTGTTGTTTAAAATTCCAAACTAATAATTCCCCATCAAGAACAAAATCATCTTTTATATGTGATATTTTCTCTACTAATTCTGGGAAAGATTCATTTACTAATTCTTGCCCTCTTGTCCATAAAGAAACATTGCCTGATCTTTTAATTAATTGCATCCTAATACCGTCGTATTTCCATTCAAATTGAAAATCATTTATTGAATTTTTGAAGATTTTATCTTCAATGGTATTTGCCAGTAGAAATGGAAATGGTTTGGAATTTAATTCTTGAAGATTGATATTCTTGTTAATTAAAAATTCATATGATTCAATTGAAGGTTTGAAATTACCCATCAACCTATGAGAAATAATTTCTTCATCAATATTATTTAGTTTTGATATTGATTTTATGATTAATCCAATAGAGACTCCAACTCTAAAAGTACCTGTAAGAATTTTATTAAAAATTAGATGGTTATCTTCAGGCAATGTTTCCCAAAGATTTTTAATTTCTAAATTTTTCTCCACCTCATCAAGTTTTGATAATTCAGGTATTATTTTGCTTAGTAATTCATTGAGACTTATATTTGATAATTTCTTATTTCTAGAATTAGTTTTATTTTTAAGTAATAACGTTATTACCTCAGCAGAATCACCAACTTTTAAATAACATGTATCAATTAACCATTGTGGATAATCATATAGTTGAGAAAAAATATTTTTTAAATATCTTCCACTAATAAATCTCTTTCTACTTTTTCCAGTTAATAGATATATTGCCCATGAATTATTTATTGGTTCATTTGATAAAAAATAACTTTTTAAAACTTCAATTTTATTATTTGTACTATTAATTGAATCAAGATCCGCAAATAATTGTGAAAAATTTTTTAAGCTCATATTTATTCGCTGAAGAAAAGAACATTTATTGATCCCTTTTCAATTAAATATTTACTTAAGGCTTCACTATCTCCATGATGAAAAAATACATTTTTTGCTTCTGAGTTTTTTACGACTTCTAGAATCCCATCCCAATCTGCATGATCAGAGATTGCGAATCCTTTGTCATATCCTGATCTTTTTCTTAGAGCTCTTATTGACATCCATCCACTCGCAAAGGCTGTTTGAATATTTTTGAAATTTTTTAAATATGAGCCTTTACTTAAAGATGGCGGTAACAATATTAAACTTCCTTTAAGTTCATCAATCTTTTTTTTATTTTCGATTTTCATTGTATCTTTGATATCAATTCCAAGTTTTTTATAAATATTGTTCATTTTATGTATACTGCTGTGAGAATAAATATTACCTTTAAAACTTGTTTGACTAATTTCGTTTAATAATCTTTGAGCTTTTCCAAGTGAATAGCAGAAAAGTAAAGAAGTTTTTTCTGGGGAATTAGTTATCCATTTTGAAATATCATTTGCTATTTTATTCGTTGCATCCCACTTAAATATTGGTAATCCAAAAGTACATTCACTTATTAAATAATCAGTTTTTACTATTTCATAGTTTTTGCAAGTCTCATCTTCTTGAAGCTTAAAGTCACCTGAAATTAGCCATTTTTCTTCTGCAAAAATAAATCTTATTTGACTAGATCCAAGGATATGTCCGGAAGGATGAAAAGAAATATTTATGCCATTTATCTTGAATTCTTCTCCATAATCAAAAGTCTTAATTTTTATATTACCTTCAACTCTTTCTTTAAGAAGTATCGCAGTTTCGTTAGTAGAAATGTATTCTTCACAGCCAAATGTAAAGTGATCAAAATGAGCATGAGTTATTAGCGCTGTTTTTACTGGCTTACTTGGATCAATCCAAATATCGGCAAGTTCACAGTAAAGATTTCCATCTTTGTATCTAATTAAATCTTCTTTTTTAATTCTCAAAACTACATCTCTAAAAATGAAGTTAATTTAGCTAATTATGCCCACGCTTGTTTTGATAAAGCTATGGCTGAAATTGTTATTAAAGCAATAACCACAACTCTGTTGCTCCAGTTAATCATGAATGATCTAATCATGTTAATGGAAACTCTATTAGATCGAAAAATTTTTTCATTATTAATTATTTTATCTTTCTCATTATTTTCTAAGAAATTTAAATTTTTGATCTCATTTATTAATTTAGATTCGCAAGTTGAAAGTTGTTCTACTTGATTTAATACATCAATATCCTCTGGTTTTAATAAGGAATTTAATTCTTTAATTTGTCTTTCGTTTTTTACAAGAAATTCATTAACTATCTCATTAGTTCCAAACCCCTTCTTTATATTTAAAAGAATTACATCTCTTTCCCATGATTTTTCGAGAGAATTTAAAATTTTGTTTATGCTCATTTTAAGTATTTTTACTTATAATAAATTATTATTTTTTTCTTCTGTGGCTTCTTTCTTCATGTAATAAGATAAAATTATTTTTATTTAAGATTTGCGAATAAGTCTGTTTGCAAAATATTTTATTTTTACCTTTTCTACATTTTTCTTAGAACTGCTTTTGGTTTTAAGTTTATTTAAATTGATCACTTCATCTGACGCATTTTTGCCCGTTTCAAAATAACTTTTAATTTTTTCTATTTCTTCTTCATTTAATCTTTTTGTCGCACCTTTTGCGTTTATTCCTAGTTTCTTGCAGGCTAATAATATTCTATTACTTTCTACATTAAGATCTTTGGCAATACTGAAAATAGGAGTGTTGATAGACATTATTTTCTTTACTATGAAATTTATTATTAATAGTATATTTATAATTTAGAAATAAAAGATATTTTTAACTATTATTAATTTCAAAAACTTTTTTAATTAGGCTACTTCATCTTCGAAATTATTTAAATCATTAAACTTTTTCTTCATAGTTTGGTTATTTCTAGTTAATTTCTTTACTGTTAAATCTTGTGATTTGCTGTCTGCGGACAAAAGATGTTTTTTTGAGAGAACTAGAGCCTCTTTAGTTTTTTGTAAATGGGTTATTGATTTATCAATTTCTGAAATTGCATCATTAAATCTATCTTGGGCAAGTGAAACATTTTTACCAACAGCATTTTTGAATTGCTCAAGAGTACTCTCAAAATTAGTTATATCAAAATTCTCACGTTTCATTAAATCAATTTGTGATTTGTATTTTAAGGATTCCATAGAGGCATTTCTTAATAGAGATATGATTGGTAAGAAAAATTGTGGTCTTATGACGTACATCTTTGGAAATCTATGAGAAACATCTACTATCCCAGCATTATATAGTTCACTATCTGGTTCTAGAAGCGATACGAGTACTGCATATTCACAAGATTTTTGTTTTCTATCTTTATCTAATTCCTTTAAAAAATCTTCGTTTTTTCTTTTATTAGTTCCATTTAAACTTTCATTCTTCATCTCAAACATTATAGATACGACTTCAGTTTTGTTTTCATCAAATTCTCTAAATATATAGTCACCTTTACTTCCAGAGGTGACATCATTATCCTTTTCGAAATATGAGTTTTTAAACGCAGAAGCACGATTCAGATTAAATTGTGTTTCGCAATGGATTTCTAATGTTTCTCCAACCATCTTTGTAGATAATCTAGATTTCATTTCTCTTAACTCCTGTATAGTCAGGTCTCTTTCACTAATTTTACTTTTATACTTTTCTTCAATTAATTTTTCATTAATTGAATGTTCAAGCCTTATCTTTTCAATAGAATTTGTTAATGATGAGTTCTCTTTTTCTAAATTAGTAACTGCTTCATTAACTTTGTTTTTTAAAGTTAGTTCTGAAATTAAAGACTGGTTTTTAATTTCATCCTTCAATTTGATTAATTGATTATTCAGTGAATTAATTTTATTTGTTGCTTGATTTTTTAAATCATTAAGAGCATTTGTTTTCTTTTCTTCAGCTATTTTTAATTTAGATTCAAGAGTTTTGATCTCAGATTCTTTAATACGATTTTGCTCTATTAACTGTATTTTTAACTCACGTTTTAAAATTTCCAAAGCTTTTTTATTATCTTCTTGTGCTAATAGAAGTCTTTGTTCTATTTGCTTATTAAATTCTTCATCTTTTATTTGAAGAAGTATTTCTTCAAAACTGCTGGGATCAATTCGAAATGTCTTTCCGCATGATGGACATTTAATATCTTTCATTTTTTATAACAAAATTAATATTTGAAGTGATTGAATATTCGAATTATTTAAAAAGAATATTATTCTTGACTAAGAATAAACAAAGATCCATTAATATGCATTAAAAAATAAAATAAATTCTCAAAGCTAGTCATATTAATCCAGATTCTTTAAGGATGTTAATTTTATTTGCCAATTCAATGTCTGCAGATGATATTGAGCGATCTAATGTTTTGTGAGAAGAAACTGTGTAACCACTATCATCAACAAATTCATCTTCAGCATCTTTTAAGTGCATATTCTTATTTTGTGCTTCATTGTAAATACCCGATTTGTATGTATTAGATTTGCTAATGTTGCCAAATCCAAAATTTGCTATTCCTCTGGCATCTAATGCTTCCTCAACTAATATTCCAACTACTTTTGATCTGCTTATAGATTCGCTCTTGGATATTTCATCAATAATTTCAAGAACTCTTTTTCTAGGAAGATATCCTATTCTTTTAACTTTATTTTCCATAGTTCTTACTATATGTCGTTATTGTAACACTTCTGTCAAATAAGATTTGAATTAGATTGTAATAAGGCTAAATTTGTTTACCAGAAGAAAGTATGATTATGATATTTATAATTTTTCCTTAATTAATTATTAGAATAGTTTAAAAGCTTCCTTTAAGAGCTTTTTATAATGAGCTCAAAATTTTAAAAAATTTTTAATTTTAATTTAAATACCTATGAAAGATAAGCTTTATGATAATGCTGACAGTTTTGCAGTTTCATTTGACGAGGAATGGAAAAATATTGATTGTGAGGATCTACGATTAAAGATAGATAAAGTATTTGAACTTTTGTCTGACCACCCTTTTTTACTATCGAATCCTACAAATGCAAGAAAAATGGCAGAATTTAGAGTGTTTTCATTAAAAAAATTCTAATAATTTTATACTTTCCTTTAGTTTAAAATTTTAAGCTTAATTTTGAATTCTTAAGATTCACATAGTTGGAGAATTAAAAAACCCCTTGCTGTATAAAAATATTAATATGCCTATTATTGGACCAATTCCAAATATAAAAAGAACTAATTTTGCAGAATTTTTTGTTTGACCTAATTTAAGATTTTTATTTGTATTAGTTTGAATTTTTTTTGATTTTTTCTTTTTCATGAAAATTATCTTACTATATCGCAACATATAAAAGGCTTGATATTATATTTAATCTTAAATAACTATTTGATTTAGCCAAATTCATCTAGGAATCATAAAAACACAATATTGTATAATGTAATGAACCAAAAGCAAATATGAGTGCTACAAAAAGAGAAGAAGTAAGTTCTCACCTTAGGTATATAAGGTTAGAGCTTAGAGAAATGCATCAAATGCTTATAAAAGAAGATTTGTTACCAGATTTAAATGAAGCGAAGGAAGTACATGCGCAATTAAATGCTTTGCTTGATTTGTTATCGGATAAAAGAGTAAAAAAAATAAATAGTCAATTTGGTAATTATTGAATCATCTTAAGATGTTATAAATAATTAGTAGCAGATTCTATTTTTTTACGTTTATCGTGCATTTGTTCTAATTTATTGTAAATCTCTTTAATTTGGATTTGTAATAGATCAGTAGAATTTATATTAGTTAAAGATTCCATAGCTGAGAGAAGACTATCTTTAGCTTCTATCAAATGTCTACATTCTTTACTTCCTGCTTCGTATGACATGAATTTAAAATTGTAATTATTACAAATACTACAATTTTTGTTCAGTATTGCTTGATACTCTTAATCAAACGAAAGCGTTTTAATGTAATTTTTA from Prochlorococcus marinus str. GP2 includes the following:
- a CDS encoding translation initiation factor IF-2 N-terminal domain-containing protein; this encodes MSINTPIFSIAKDLNVESNRILLACKKLGINAKGATKRLNEEEIEKIKSYFETGKNASDEVINLNKLKTKSSSKKNVEKVKIKYFANRLIRKS
- a CDS encoding DUF2130 domain-containing protein is translated as MKDIKCPSCGKTFRIDPSSFEEILLQIKDEEFNKQIEQRLLLAQEDNKKALEILKRELKIQLIEQNRIKESEIKTLESKLKIAEEKKTNALNDLKNQATNKINSLNNQLIKLKDEIKNQSLISELTLKNKVNEAVTNLEKENSSLTNSIEKIRLEHSINEKLIEEKYKSKISERDLTIQELREMKSRLSTKMVGETLEIHCETQFNLNRASAFKNSYFEKDNDVTSGSKGDYIFREFDENKTEVVSIMFEMKNESLNGTNKRKNEDFLKELDKDRKQKSCEYAVLVSLLEPDSELYNAGIVDVSHRFPKMYVIRPQFFLPIISLLRNASMESLKYKSQIDLMKRENFDITNFESTLEQFKNAVGKNVSLAQDRFNDAISEIDKSITHLQKTKEALVLSKKHLLSADSKSQDLTVKKLTRNNQTMKKKFNDLNNFEDEVA
- a CDS encoding ligase-associated DNA damage response exonuclease, with protein sequence MRIKKEDLIRYKDGNLYCELADIWIDPSKPVKTALITHAHFDHFTFGCEEYISTNETAILLKERVEGNIKIKTFDYGEEFKINGINISFHPSGHILGSSQIRFIFAEEKWLISGDFKLQEDETCKNYEIVKTDYLISECTFGLPIFKWDATNKIANDISKWITNSPEKTSLLFCYSLGKAQRLLNEISQTSFKGNIYSHSSIHKMNNIYKKLGIDIKDTMKIENKKKIDELKGSLILLPPSLSKGSYLKNFKNIQTAFASGWMSIRALRKRSGYDKGFAISDHADWDGILEVVKNSEAKNVFFHHGDSEALSKYLIEKGSINVLFFSE
- a CDS encoding ATP-dependent DNA ligase gives rise to the protein MSLKNFSQLFADLDSINSTNNKIEVLKSYFLSNEPINNSWAIYLLTGKSRKRFISGRYLKNIFSQLYDYPQWLIDTCYLKVGDSAEVITLLLKNKTNSRNKKLSNISLNELLSKIIPELSKLDEVEKNLEIKNLWETLPEDNHLIFNKILTGTFRVGVSIGLIIKSISKLNNIDEEIISHRLMGNFKPSIESYEFLINKNINLQELNSKPFPFLLANTIEDKIFKNSINDFQFEWKYDGIRMQLIKRSGNVSLWTRGQELVNESFPELVEKISHIKDDFVLDGELLVWNFKQQIAFDFSFLQKRINRKSPTRSIQIKYPIIFIAYDLLEINGRDIREIKLENRRIYLEKYFLKWQKQTENNISDIFKICDLIYPKDWSDALTYKEKSRENNTEGLIIKKKTSIYASGRKKGIWWKYKVDPMQLDAVLIYAKGGSGRRAGLYTDYSFALWKEQELIKFASAYSGLTNIEIKELDKWIRKNTIEKFGPVRSVKPEMVFEISFEKIQISKRHKSGIAVRFPRITKWRKDKKINDADSLENAYKLMKKIS